One genomic segment of Helianthus annuus cultivar XRQ/B chromosome 14, HanXRQr2.0-SUNRISE, whole genome shotgun sequence includes these proteins:
- the LOC110906969 gene encoding uncharacterized mitochondrial protein AtMg00820-like produces the protein MTASTPPPQPVSSHPMVTRSKVGSFKPNPKHNASLAHIMQFGLHAALLKSHDPKGFKSASKHPHWLLAMQDELKALQRKHTWTLVPRPHSSNVVGSKWVFRTKYRSDGSIDRHKA, from the coding sequence ATGACAGCTTCTACACCACCTCCTCAACCCGTTTCATCTCACCCTATGGTCACCCGCTCTAAAGTGGGTTCTTTTAAACCCAATCCCAAGCACAATGCCTCTCTTGCGCACATCATGCAATTTGGCCTTCATGCTGCTTTGCTCAAGTCTCATGATCCTAAAGGGTTCAAAAGTGCCTCAAAACACCCTCACTGGCTCCTTGCAATGCAAGATGAACTTAAGGCCCTTCAACGCAAGCACACATGGACCCTTGTACCCCGACCTCACTCGTCCAATGTTGTTGGTTCCAAATGGGTTTTCCGTACCAAATATCGTTCGGACGGCTCTATTGATCGTCATAAAGCTTGA
- the LOC110906970 gene encoding receptor-like protein kinase ANXUR2, translated as MEHVSGNAYTAFGYLDPQQKQGFLTTSSDIYSIGVVLFEILCGRLAWAEDCKDHTESLGPLAKRVYEEGKLDETVFEGIKEQLGPESLSVYAGVAYQCLHDESEERPTARELVIQLKKALDVQL; from the exons ATGGAGCATGTCAGCGGCAATGCTTACACTGCATTCGGCTACCTTGACCCACAGCAGAAACAAGGTTTCTTAACTACAAGTTCCGATATATATTCGATTGGTGTGGTTTTATTTGAGATTTTATGCGGAAGATTGGCATGGGCAGAGGATTGTAAGGATCACACTGAGTCTTTAGGCCCTTTGGCTAAAAGGGTCTATGAAGAAGGAAAACTTGATGAGACAGTGTTTGAGGGTATAAAAGAACAATTAGGTCCAGAATCATTGTCTGTATATGCAGGTGTTGCCTATCAATGCTTACATGACGAGAGTGAAGAACGTCCAACAGCACGGGAGTTGGTAATACAACTCAAGAAGGCGTTGGATGTCCAA CTGTAA
- the LOC110908712 gene encoding protochlorophyllide-dependent translocon component 52, chloroplastic isoform X2: protein MEALRAPSPVSPASLIRPQAFKPLSTLSFTLSKPNSLTQFNKPKFKTFTAVSSSVSTEPTSPPDQETETPDQDEKFDWYSQWYAIMPVCDLDKRAPHGKKVMGLDVVVWWDKNENAWKVFDDMCPHRLAPLSEGRIDQWGRLQCVYHGWCFSGSGDCKLIPQAPPDGPPVHTFKKACVAVYPSTVQNGIVWFWPSTDPQYKDILTKKKPPYIPELDDPSFTHTMYNRDIPYGYEILIENLMDPAHVPYAHYGIMWTPQPSVKRDREGGRPLEMNVTKIDKNGYTAQQQNGKWNFLPPCVLYGSITFGGNPNESDGTAKGKLAQKPPRQALLIFICMPVSPGNSRLIFASPRNFAVWMDRIIPRWVYHINQNLIIDSDLYLLHVEVEPDTDQKIVSDI, encoded by the exons ATGGAAGCTCTCAGAGCTCCCTCCCCTGTTTCCCCAGCTTCACTCATCAGACCCCAAGCATTCAAACCCCTTTCCACTCTCTCCTTCACTCTAAGCAAACCAAATAGTTTAACCCAATTCAATAAACCCAAATTCAAAACCTTTACTGCCGTTTCTTCCTCTGTTTCAACCGAACCCACTTCCCCACCCGATCAAGAAACCGAAACCCCTGATCAAGATGAGAAATTCGACTGGTACTCACAGTGGTATGCGATCATGCCAGTGTGTGATCTGGACAAGAGGGCCCCACATGGGAAGAAGGTGATGGGTCTGGATGTTGTGGTGTGGTGGGATAAGAATGAGAATGCATGGAAGGTGTTCGACGATATGTGTCCTCACAGATTGGCCCCACTTTCTGAAGGAAGGATTGATCAGTGGGGCAGGTTGCAGTGTGTGTATCATGGCTGGTGCTTTAGTGGCTCTGGTGACTGTAAATTGATCCCTCAAGCTCCCCCTGATGGTCCTCCG GTTCATACATTCAAGAAGGCGTGTGTTGCTGTCTATCCCAGCACCGTGCAAAACGGAATTGTTTGGTTTTGGCCCAGCACTGACCCACAATACAAAGATATCCTCACAAAAAAGAAACCTCCATACATCCCTGAACTCGACGACCCTTCATTTACCCACACAATGTATAACCGAGACATCCCATACGG GTATGAAATCTTGATCGAAAATCTCATGGATCCCGCTCATGTGCCCTATGCACATTATGGAATAATGTGGACACCACAGCCCAG TGTTAAGCGTGATCGCGAAGGAGGTAGACCTCTTGAAATGAACGTAACAAAGATAGACAAAAATGGTTATACTGCACAACAGCAAAACGGTAAATGGAATTTTCTACCTCCTTGTGTGTTATACGGTAGTATAACGTTTGGCGGGAATCCGAATGAATCAGATGGAACCGCAAAG GGGAAATTAGCACAAAAACCACCTCGACAGGCGCTTTTGATCTTTATATGTATGCCAGTGAGCCCGGGTAATAGCAGATTGATATTTGCTTCACCGAGAAACTTTGCTGTTTGGATGGATCGAATTATCCCCAGATGGGTGTACCATATTAACCAGAATTTGATTATCGATTCAGATTTGTATCTTCTTCACGTTGAG GTCGAACCTGACACGGACCAGAAAATTGTGTCggacatatga
- the LOC110908712 gene encoding protochlorophyllide-dependent translocon component 52, chloroplastic isoform X1, whose product MEALRAPSPVSPASLIRPQAFKPLSTLSFTLSKPNSLTQFNKPKFKTFTAVSSSVSTEPTSPPDQETETPDQDEKFDWYSQWYAIMPVCDLDKRAPHGKKVMGLDVVVWWDKNENAWKVFDDMCPHRLAPLSEGRIDQWGRLQCVYHGWCFSGSGDCKLIPQAPPDGPPVHTFKKACVAVYPSTVQNGIVWFWPSTDPQYKDILTKKKPPYIPELDDPSFTHTMYNRDIPYGYEILIENLMDPAHVPYAHYGIMWTPQPSVKRDREGGRPLEMNVTKIDKNGYTAQQQNGKWNFLPPCVLYGSITFGGNPNESDGTAKGKLAQKPPRQALLIFICMPVSPGNSRLIFASPRNFAVWMDRIIPRWVYHINQNLIIDSDLYLLHVEEKKVLEADPNDWQKICFVPTKSDALVVGFRKWIKKYSNGQLNWGNNFDRSLPPSPPREQLLDRYWSHVVNCSSCNAAYKSLNALQVALQVFSVASVAIVAATKQGLISVVARNTLVVAAVLCFVGSKWLSHFIYKNFRYHDYNHAFVFH is encoded by the exons ATGGAAGCTCTCAGAGCTCCCTCCCCTGTTTCCCCAGCTTCACTCATCAGACCCCAAGCATTCAAACCCCTTTCCACTCTCTCCTTCACTCTAAGCAAACCAAATAGTTTAACCCAATTCAATAAACCCAAATTCAAAACCTTTACTGCCGTTTCTTCCTCTGTTTCAACCGAACCCACTTCCCCACCCGATCAAGAAACCGAAACCCCTGATCAAGATGAGAAATTCGACTGGTACTCACAGTGGTATGCGATCATGCCAGTGTGTGATCTGGACAAGAGGGCCCCACATGGGAAGAAGGTGATGGGTCTGGATGTTGTGGTGTGGTGGGATAAGAATGAGAATGCATGGAAGGTGTTCGACGATATGTGTCCTCACAGATTGGCCCCACTTTCTGAAGGAAGGATTGATCAGTGGGGCAGGTTGCAGTGTGTGTATCATGGCTGGTGCTTTAGTGGCTCTGGTGACTGTAAATTGATCCCTCAAGCTCCCCCTGATGGTCCTCCG GTTCATACATTCAAGAAGGCGTGTGTTGCTGTCTATCCCAGCACCGTGCAAAACGGAATTGTTTGGTTTTGGCCCAGCACTGACCCACAATACAAAGATATCCTCACAAAAAAGAAACCTCCATACATCCCTGAACTCGACGACCCTTCATTTACCCACACAATGTATAACCGAGACATCCCATACGG GTATGAAATCTTGATCGAAAATCTCATGGATCCCGCTCATGTGCCCTATGCACATTATGGAATAATGTGGACACCACAGCCCAG TGTTAAGCGTGATCGCGAAGGAGGTAGACCTCTTGAAATGAACGTAACAAAGATAGACAAAAATGGTTATACTGCACAACAGCAAAACGGTAAATGGAATTTTCTACCTCCTTGTGTGTTATACGGTAGTATAACGTTTGGCGGGAATCCGAATGAATCAGATGGAACCGCAAAG GGGAAATTAGCACAAAAACCACCTCGACAGGCGCTTTTGATCTTTATATGTATGCCAGTGAGCCCGGGTAATAGCAGATTGATATTTGCTTCACCGAGAAACTTTGCTGTTTGGATGGATCGAATTATCCCCAGATGGGTGTACCATATTAACCAGAATTTGATTATCGATTCAGATTTGTATCTTCTTCACGTTGAG GAGAAGAAAGTGTTGGAAGCCGATCCGAACGATTGGCAAAAAATATGCTTTGTGCCAACTAAATCCGATGCCCTTGTGGTTGGATTTAGAAAGTGGATAAAGAAATATTCAAACGGTCAACTCAATTGGGGAAACAACTTCGATCGGTCTCTTCCACCGAGCCCGCCACGTGAACAACTCCTGGACCGGTACTGGAGCCATGTGGTGAACTGCAGCAGCTGCAATGCGGCATACAAAAGTCTAAATGCACTTCAGGTGGCTCTACAGGTGTTTTCGGTTGCTTCTGTGGCTATTGTGGCTGCAACCAAACAAGGTTTGATATCAGTTGTGGCAAGAAATACACTTGTCGTTGCTGCAGTCTTGTGTTTTGTGGGATCGAAATGGTTGTCTCATTTCATATACAAAAACTTTCGTTACCATGACTATAATCACGCTTTTGTGTTTCACTGA